TTGGTGACGACTCCGGGGAGGGGAGGCCGCCCTCCCGAATCTCGCCCGGGGGCCGGAGGCCCGACTCACTCACCGTCAGCGCCCGTTCCCTGGCTGCCCGGCCCTGGCGGGTCCGGCGTGGGTCCCGGCGGCCGCATACACCCGGGGCCCGCCGGTCCCGCCCGGTCCGGTCCCAGCCGCCCCGCCCGGCTTGGCTCCCAGCGACGGCAGCGCGGCCGATGGACCAGCGGCGGAAAGTTTCCTCGGAGGAAAgaggaggggcggggcggggcggcccGGGAGGCGGAGGAAGGGCGCcgcagaggaaggggagaggagcgCGCGGCCGCCGAGGGGTGGCGGTCGGCTCCCCCACAGGAAGCCGCTGGGGAGGCCGCGGGCAGGGGCCGCCCCCAGGCCACcactaacaacaacaataacactgTTATTAATAACGCGCTTCTCTGCCTCGGTGCCAAGCAGCGGGCTCAACCCTTTACACGTCCTCCATTTATTCCTAACGACCCTAGAACGCGAGTATCCTTATCTCCACTTCGCAGATAAAGTAAGCAGAGTCATGGAGAGGCCCAAGAACCTCACCAGATGGTCAGGTTTTGAACCCACAGCTCTTTGACCCGAGCACTAAGGCTCCAAACCATTTCCCTCTCCCCTACTTCTTTCAGGGGTCTCAGGCAGACCAAGCTCCCTCCCGCATCCAGGGAATACTGCCCCTCCTCCCCGATCTCTCCCAGACCTGGGCAGAGGTCGCCAGCACCTCTAGGCCCTCAACCATCTTGGAAGGAAGGAGGCTCTCAGCCCCTCCTCCCGAGGCCCAGGCATGAGTGTGTCCAGCTGGCCCAGCTCTGATCTGGTCGCGCAGGGTTAATGATTGTTGGATTGTTGAGCCAGGCTGGGGCCAGGCTTGCAGACCCAAACCCTGCATGGGGCCTCTGCTTGTGCAAAAGAGCTCCTGGGCTCCTCTTCACAGACCCCTGTGGCAGAATGcatgcccccaccccccaaacctgcctggacacacacacatgcttctcCATTTGGGTTGGGGTGTGTGCATGCAATGTGTGATTAGTGTTGCAGCTggggtcttctttctttctgcccaGTACCCTCCTCCCTGCTCCATAGCTTCCCCCCCTGGTGTTGGAGCTGGGGTGAGGGGGAGGCCTTCTTGGCGGGAGTCttagaaaggaggagggaaggaagggggagaggaAATTGCAGACATAGCTGAAGGCGCTGCCTGAGGCCTGTGGGCCATCGACCCCCTCCCTGTCCAGGCCGCAGACCCCCACTCCACCACTCCTGAGACTGGGTTCAAGTAGAGGGCAGATCTAGATGGGGAAGTGACTAGGACTGACGCCCACCTGGATGTCTTTGTGACTGTTTACTCTGCTTCAAGAGGTGGCCTGGAGGTATTTCTGCCCACATCTGTGTGGTTGCCTATTTCCATTTAATAGTGCTTGAATCTGTTTGCGGGGGTGGGCATGCCTGTGTATAAACTGACACAGCCCCTGGTCAACAACTGCTGAGAGTGTGTGCCTAGCCCTTCCTCAAAATGGGGATTTGGCAGTAAACAAGACACCAGTCCTTGTCCTCTTGGAGCTGACACTAAATTGGGAAGAACGCATGGAGGAGATAGTCTTGGGTACTGTGAAGTGTGCACAGGAGAGTGGGCGAGGGGGATGGGGTGAaggacgggggtggggggtgggggtgggtttgCTGGTCACAGGGACATTTGAAGTGAGACCTGAATCCTGCAAGGGGGCAGCCAAGCCAAAATCTGGAGGAGAGCATCCCCAGcaggaaaaagggaaaagggcTCACAGGACCAAAAAACCAGTATGGGCACCTGTGGGCACGAGAGAGTGACTGACAGAGAGGGCGACCATGCAGGGGCTTGCTTTTGATGATAAGTGTAGTGAGGAGGTCTGGAGAGCTTTAAGCAGGTGTCATGGTCCCATGATATTTGGGAAGATCCCTGTGGTGGCTGGGGTAGGGAGGGCCACAGGGGTGCAAGAATGTAGGCAGCAGTGAGCAGGTTGGTAGCCATCCAGGCAAGTGACTGCCAGGGCCCCCGATTGGGATGGCTGgcggaggagagagaggagactgGTGGTGTTTAGAAGGGAGTTCCTGTGTGGACTTGGACATGAGGGAGGGAAGAATTTAGTGTTGATCTTGGGCCCAAGCACCTGAGGGAAGTTGATGTGGGAAGCAGGTTTTGGGGAAAGTGAGAATTTCATGTTAGATGTTGGATTTGAGGTGCCCATTATATACCTGGGTGGAGGGATCACAGAGGCAGGTGGAACCCCAAGACCCAGGTACCATTTCCAGTCAGGAAACAAGGTAGATTTAACACCCAATTAGTGGTGGATCATCTAGGGCGgaggagtagagagagaagaaatctgTCTACAGCATGAACCCTCCACACCCAACTCTGGGTTACCTGGAGGAGTCTGCAAAAGTCCAGCGAAGTGGGAGATAAAACAGGCAAGAGCAAGGACATGAGCAGCTGCGTTACATGGGACTGAGCGGTAAAAAAAAAATGCGCCCAGAATCTGAACCTTGGCTTGGGCAACACGGTGACGTTGTCAGCGATGCTGGTAGGTTTCCATGGTTTATGTCCTACCTCTTCAAGGCATGCAAGTGCCGGGCTGATGGCACAGATAGTATAGTTGCTCTATTGTTGGGAATGTGTTGACATGTTTAGTACCCGCCATCTACTTGAGTATTGGTGTGTGCCGTGGCTTTGCTGTATAACCACATGCGTTGAGGGGTATGCACCTCGGTTTATGTGGCACCTGCTTGTGCTTCTGAGAGTGTGAACATGCACGCTTGTCTGGATGTGTGCAGGTGCAAAGCCTAGGATATGTTTCTGTAAAGCTGTTGCCATTCATCTCTGTGCTGTACAGATCTCTGTGCACCTCTACCCGTAGGCAAAGGCGTGTCTGTGTCTGGGTTGGCAAGGGATGTGTGTGTTTGCCATGGGTCAGGTGTGACTCAGCCCTGGGGAAGCAGGTGGCTATGCTGGAATAAGGTGAGTATTGACAGTTGCTGGTCCCTATACAGAGGGACACACAGTGTCCAGAGTGTAACCTTCCACAGGGGGATGCATAGAGCCAAGCCAGGCCTGGTGGGAGAAGTGGCAGTGTTGCCCTAGAGGGTTCTGAGAAGACAGGGTGGCTCCTAGAGGCCCTGGGGAAGGTGCCTGAAACCTTCAACCAGTGTCATCTGCACAGTCCATCTGCCCTGTGGCTGCCTGCCTGTCCCTGCCTGCTTCTCCTCCCTTGCCATCCTGCCTATAGATCTGCTCAGCCACTGCTTCAGTCTTGTGGCTGGGATCCCTCTGCATGTCTGTCACAGGCCTGTCTCGCTTATTTCCTGCCTGCATATCCATGTGCTAATCTCCTTCCTATCACCTCCCATGTCTCCCCAGAATTTAGCTACTGCCCGTCAGGTTACCCTCCTGCTGGCTACTTCTctcctatcttcctgggagacTGGGATTTGTCACTTTGTAAAGCACAGAACGCTCCTAAGAGGAAACCGGAAAGACAGGTCTCCATGGGAGGTCAAAGGGATTGAGATCCAGACTGTGGGGAGGGGCCTCGTGGTGTGTAGCCGTTCAGGGACCAAAGCAAAGCATTGCTCCCTCCCCCTGTGGCCCAGCGGGGGCTGGCTCTGGCTGCTCTGCTGCTGACACTGGTCCTCCCCCAACCACAATGGTGGGTTTTGGATGAAGGCAAGACGGGGCCTCACACAGGGCTTCCTGAGGCCTGCCCAGTGCTCTGCGTGTTTCCACTCCCCCAATGCCCAGGACAGCTGCTGAGACCAGGGTACAAGGAGAAGGAATAGAAATGGATACTAAGTCCCCTCCTGGTGCCCGATGTTCCCTGTGTGGTTCGAAGCACAAATCCCATTTGACAGGAGGAAAGCGAAGCTCCTGCGATGAAGACCATGGCTAGTATACTGACCTTAACATCTAATTTAAAAAACgtaggatggggctggggttgtagctcagtggtagagagcttgcctcacgtgtgaggcactgggttcgattctcagcactgcatataaataaatgaataaaataaaggtccatcaacaatttaaaaatatatttttaaaatgtatgatggattttttttttttttgtcctgtgaTAGAAGATAAAAAGGAATGATGTGGATTTTTGGAATGACCCCTTGCTGGAGGGCGACACCTGTATGCAGGCAGATGCTGGAATACTGCAGTTGTATTGTGTGAAATGAACCTGGCTAAGGTTCTGAACAATGTAAAGTACGAATTTCCCCCACTCTACCCAGCAGTTAGATTCCCAgaaaattcaacatttattatgttGTGCCCTTTGTCTATGTGTGCGATGGAGTTGGATCCTGGCTCTGGTCATTATAAGCAGGTTTCCCCTTATGTTGTGCAGGCTGCAGAGTCTGGTGTCCTCATGGGGTTGTCCGAGATCACTGACCCCAAGTCATTGTGGTGACTACTGCACTCCCCTCCCACACCCAACTCCAGTAGATGACAGAAAAGATTCTTGCTGTCCTCCAAGCAGCTCAGCAATTGAGTTTGGGAGAATCACTAATTGGGTGGCAGGTCAGGTTTTGATGTGCACAGTGAACAACAAATAAGGGTTCCAGAAGACCAGGTAGGTGTAGCGAGGGAAGGATCTGAGGTGACATTCTGAGCAGCAAAATGCCAAAAGGGTGGGAGCTGTGCAGGTGGATATCTGGGGGAAGAGACTTCTGGAAAGGGTGCCAGTGCCAAGGCTAGGGTGGAAGCTGTGCCGGCGGCTTGGGATGGGAGCCCTGTGCGATAGGGACAGAATAGGTGAAGGAGAGGGGTGAGGAGTCAGGAGGTGGCAGGCGGGAGCCTCAGTGTGGACCTTCAGGAGCCATGAGGGCCTTTGGATTCCTGCATGGGGCGGAAGCCACTGGAGGGCTGTGAGGAGTTTAGAAGGCACAATCTGCCCGCCGGCTGGTGCCTGTGCCAAAgcccagagaaggaggaaggagagggttAATGCTGGAGTAGGGGCTGGGGGCTGATtaaaggcagggctggggtggcCGGGAAGAGAGACAGATACAGACTGACTTGGCTCTGGAGCTGGGACAGCTCAGCCACCAGGGCTCCGTTTCCTCACTTCCTTTCCCACTTTAGACAGCTCGGCCGGCAGTAAGTCTGGCTTCTCTGAAACTACTCTCCCTGAGGACCCTGGAGGCCGGGGGTGGCCAAAAGGGATGGAAACTTCTCAGTTCTTACTTTGTTTTGACCTCTCAGGAGCAGAGGAGGCCGATCACATCCACTTTGGGGTACCTACCTTGCTTCCAGGGAGCCCAGTAATAACTTGGGGAAGACAAACAATCCCCTTTCTGATCAATAAATCCACAgttgtgtgtgccactgtgtcagGCCTAGTTCGTGCCAAGGCCACAGGGGTGAGCAAGACAAAACCCTGCCTGCAAGGGACTTGCAGCCTTGTGTCGCTGAACATAAGCCTGGCACTGTGTAGGTGCCCGGGAGCCATCTGCACACTGAGACTGGAGGGGTGGAAGGGCAGGAGTGGGACGGCGAGTGGATTCAGGTCCAGGTGCAGTGGGGTGGGCTGGGAGCCATGGCACCTCCCGACAGGGTGGGTATCCAGGATAAGCAGGGTATGGACCAAAGGTAACAGGTGGAACCAAAGACACCTGGGCTGCTGGGGTGGAAAGGGGCTGTCGGCAGACATGGGGCGAGGGGACTGGTGGCAGAGGGGCTGTCCTGGAGCAAGGGCAGGTACCAGGGCCTTCATACCTCTTGGGGAAGCATCTCTTGCTTTAGACACCTGCCCAGAAAGGATCTGCCCCTTTTTTGTTGGGCCTAGGTGAGGGTCTGGCGGAGGGAGGGGCTGGCTTACCTCTAGCTTCACTGCTCAGGAAATACAATCTACAGTTTAAATTTAGGCacgagaaggaaggaaggaaggaaccccCTGGGCTTCCTacggaggggagggcagggagggtggTGCAGGAAAAGGCCTGGTCTGGCCCTTCTAATCCCAGCTGCCCTGGACAGGCATGGACATGTGGGCAGTCTTTCTGGCCACACCAGTCTTTGACGGAAAGAATCAGAACTCTCCAGTTGCAGAGGCTCTGGGACCCCTCCTGCCTGGCCAGGTCAAGCAGGCAGCTTTCATCCCAAGACTTAGCTAGAGGCTGGACAAAGGCCTGGGAGAATGGGGGCTGTACCGAGTCCCCTCCCTGTTCTGGCCACCTGAACACAGGGTGCTACTTGCTGGTTGGGGTTGGGGTGCCCCTTCTAGCAGAGCCCAGAGCTGCCAGGACCTGCCTTGCTGGAATGGGAAGggacagggtggggtgggggccagagAGGGAGGCATGGAGCAGGGCAAGAACGGCAGACATACAGGCCACAGTGGCTCCAGATCAGGAAGTTTTATTGCTGACATGCAGGAAGAGTCCCCATGTAGTACAAAAATATGTCTTTATACAAACTTTTTTGtgactttttccattttctttacaaTAGGACTTCTCCCAGTGTGTGACACCAGTGAGGGCAGACCCGATCTCCTCTCATTTGTTTCACCAGAAGTGTAACCAGACGCACGGGTTGACCTTGGAAGGAACCAGTCTGTCTGCTAGGGTTTTGCAGACCTGAGGATATTGCTTTGAAAAGGAGACAAATCACACATGGAAAGCAGGCCCAAGGGGCTGCTG
This region of Ictidomys tridecemlineatus isolate mIctTri1 chromosome 11, mIctTri1.hap1, whole genome shotgun sequence genomic DNA includes:
- the Eva1b gene encoding protein eva-1 homolog B isoform X1, which produces MVEGLEVLATSAQWWPGGGPCPRPPQRLPVGEPTATPRRPRAPLPFLCGALPPPPGPPRPAPPLSSEETFRRWSIGRAAVAGSQAGRGGWDRTGRDRRAPGVCGRRDPRRTRQGRAARERALTADREAAPGAAWTPPEETWSYSATAWRPTHTSALTPRALASTSCWASALACC